Genomic segment of Andrena cerasifolii isolate SP2316 chromosome 7, iyAndCera1_principal, whole genome shotgun sequence:
GGTGCGTAGAAGAAAGTTCGACAGTACATGGTATCGTAGAAAGCGCATAACAATTATGTAATATTTCAGACGCCGAATGCTGCGTGGATTCTAATTTCAAACCTATCGACACAAGTACAACTGAAAATAAAAACTTAAGGAAGTAAGTGTGCGAAGTGAATCTAAGCAGATATTGTTTTATAGTAGTTACATATTTAAGCGAAGTTTAATATCGTGAAACAAATGAATTGCATAATTACATTTCAGGGTAGCTATTATGTTGAACGACTACAGCAGCTTCTGTCTAGAAAGCAACGAATTCGATGGGATACATAAATTATATGACAAATTATTAAGACACAATGAGTACCGTGTGTTAAATATTTCTTACAAACACTTCGGTATAGAGGATAAAATTCTTAAACGTATGGACGTTTTAAAACGCCGTATGCAGTCACTGAAATGAACATGATTTAGTATTATGTAATAtttgataattaaataaacaaaaaatgtacacaGTTTAATTATATTCACGGCTCGTATTTATCGAGATGTATCGATTGCAGTAAgatgtttatatttatttaatcttaATGATCATGAGATACGGAAACTAAAATATTAAAGCATTAACACTATGTCATAATTGGCGATTTTTGCAATCGTATAATGTCTCCTGTTGAAATAAACTGTTATGTGTCTTTAGTTAGTACCATCATTAAATATCTGTGATTTGTAATTGATAGATTCTATTTTTACCGTCgagctataaaaatacctggagagtgaacagagcaatggcggccggtccgagaaagtGGGAAGATAACGGGTcaacctatctctgtcttacaacaggctatggatgcATAGTAcatgtgagtgaagttacccgcgcacacaagacacagatagtacagatagaaagggataataggaagaagtataggttcacccgttatcttctatttccctcggaccgctgtcgcctctacttcttcccactgctgttcactctccaggtatttttatagctcaatgatttttacatattaatgctAATTtcataagttttttaaaaagaatttgttgTGCGTGTGACGTCATCTTTTACGTTAACGCCATCTGGACAGAACAGCAACTAAAACTAACCTTTCACTAATTACCTACACCCATCAAAGTCGAAGGCTGAAGGTGGTTGAAGCAGGCTTTGCATATCGTGATTTGGGCGGAGTGTCTAATTTCGTGGTTATTTCATTAAGAAGATTTCTTTTGACAATGGTAAGtgtttattattcgtctttctCAGCGCGTGTATGAAACAGTAATAACTGTATTAACATGTCACATCACACAGtacgtacagtggcggacgaaaagaagtttacaatttttaaattctcataacttttttaaaattggtccaaacaacatgagtttttttttgaagctagaaggattattttgctaagtgacgtgtttcgtcgttttgaaaaaaagtgcaattgatcggaatttaaactttttttgtgagcctgtaatgaaaattcaaaaaacccgtttgtagatcgaagtaagttgtatacatgcctaaaatttcatcaaaatcgattaacgatgctctgagctataaacgcttaaagatcgcagaataagttcgaaaatcgctgatttcgggaagcttaaaaaacatttactttttttttggctattccgaccagttgcattttttttcaaaacgacgaaacacgtcacttagcgaactaatccttctagcttctaaaaaaaaactcacgtcgtttggatcaattctaaaaaagttatgcgattttcaaagttgtaaactttctttcgtccgccattGTATACTACAAGTGTAATGGACAGTgtttaaccttttttttcagATGCAATTTATGTTACTATTCAGTCGCCAAGGAAAGTTGCGTTTACAAAAATGGTATGTGGCCCATCCTGataaattaaagaagaaaattactCGAGAACTGATTACCACGATATTGGCACGAAAGCCAAAGATGTCGAGTTTCTTAGAATGGAAGGATGTTAAAGTAGTCTACAAAAGGTACATTGTAATTGCATAGTCTTTCATCGTACAGGGTATTTTATAACTGTCGGTGCAACTTAGAAATTCAAGAGTCCATATGAAACTGTTTATAAGAAGAATGTCTGTATATTTATCAAGCATTATTAACAGAGGCTCGTGTCTTAATTAAGGTTGGGACCAGATATAGGCCGGGGAGTTTCTtcaggggtattctcccaccataccgcttgcctgcctcggtatTCCTCTTCTCAatgttttctgactcgctctcccTTTCGCACagcaagagtgagccagaagtggtggggatagtgccaagctccTGATGCGTAGGCCAAATCGAGCTATCAGCatagaaatacacacatcagaataggtgtgtgcattagctccgaaaaaaaacGGGAGTTTTCTGGTCCGAAGATTGATTCTTTCTTGATAGCTTCATCttgtattggtctacgcatagctttgTAACActcacaactattacgctaagaataaataacagcctaCGTTCAGGCAGAGCTGAGCAGTGCTCCCATTACCCCACCATAGTTCAATATGTCTGGTCCTGACCTTAGTTTTGTTACAAGGTACATGCATTTAGGCTCCTAATTTTTATATtcagtaatacaaaataacacgAGACTTTCAGTTTTAAAAAGTTTCAATTCAGTAGCTTAAAAATTATGGAAATTATTGTTTATTCTACTGTATGTACAAAAGTATTATCATTATATGTGCATAGCAAAATCaataatttttcttgaaaatagAAACCAATATGAAAGAATCTGTGAATTCTAAATTGTACCACTAGTTATGTTTCAATAAGAAAATTAACACCGCACGTTTTTCAGGTACGCAAGTTTATATTTCTGTTGCGCGATAGAACAGAATGACAATGAATTACTGACCTTGGAAATTATACACCGTTACGTTGAGTTATTGGATAAATATTTTGGAAGCGTAAGTATGAAACTTGACTTGCTCGTTAATTatgaaattatataattaatttccaTTTCGATGTAAAATTCAACTTTGTGATATATATTTTGCTTGCAAAGGAAAGTTATACTCTGCTTTGTGCGTTTATCTTACGAATACAAATCTCTCGTAAAAGGCATTAGCGTTATAGAAGTTTGCAATTAAACTCCATGCCCCTTGTTTTACTTTCCTAACGTCGGATCAGTGTCTTTAATACTAATATCAGCTTTAATGTGTTAATAGGTATGCGAATTAGATATAATATTCAACTTTGAAAAAGCATACTTCATCTTAGATGAACTGTTGGTTGGCGGAGAAATTCAGGAGACTAGcaaaaagaatgtgttaaaAGCCATCGCAGCTCAGGATTTACTACAGGAGGTTAGTTATGGGGATGTACCCATTGAGTTGTGACTTGTCCTTTCTAACGAcactataatttttgtttattattctGTAGTAATATAGCCGAATCGTTTTAACTTATCTAACGATCGTTTGATCAACCTTCGGTTTTAAGAAGGTCGACAAATGATCGTTTTAATTGTCTTTACTGGATTTGCATAATGGATATTATATTAGTCGTACCTAGGAGCTTATTAAAACGATTCGTATTATATATTTAACTTTCAATAGTTGGTGTGTAATATCCTTATCGGAGTAATCAAATTTACATTGGTCGAGAGGTACATACAAACCTCTGTTATAATTTGTATGTGTAGCATGTTTGTAGCCCCCTTTATTCCAGGTAGAATAATGTGGTGTTATagatatacaaagaaatctcTATTATACTCGATGGTTTTATGAACTTTAATGCAGAATTCAATGTATTATTACGTGTATAGgtttatataaaagtattttataCATTAACAATTTCAAAGACACGCGGAGATAAAGGTACATATAAATGTCTATTTATAGATTTGTGCAAGGGTAGGGAACATTTAAAACTGAATAGATTTATAGCAGTAGTTGGCAAGGTACTTAAAACGAGAATTTTTGgttgaatatatttattacaaagaTATGATAGATCGAACGTTAATGTAAGAGCTGCCGCCACATTATTTTAGTGCCTGGCGAAAATGGGTCGTAACGACACTTTGATGTCCATTAACAATGTGTAATATCTAAATTGCATGATGGAATGTATCTCTTTtaagttgaaattttttatagcaACGTGTTATCGTATCCTTTTacacaatacaatatttttcagtcctttGTTTCATGtcctatatgtatatattacgtacgtttatattttggaaatattctCGTCCTTTTATGCAATTTTGTTTCAAGGgatttttaaatgattatttaacaCGTGACGATCGTTGTTGTAATGCTTGGTTTAAATATCTGTAGTATAAATCCTATTATAGATATAAATAACACGTATATACAGTGGTTAGTAATACTTTCTGTTATTACTAATCATCGATATATTTGTCATTTCTCTTTTAATGAAAGTAGAACGTGAAACTATTATTAATGTGTAATTGCATAAAATACGTTGTGTTGTCCAGGCAGCATGAGAAGTATCTGCTCATTCTTTTCAGTGATATTAAGTGAAATGTCTACTTAAACAGGCAAACGTAGATGTAATCAATGTTTGAAAATACCGTGAAGtgttattctttttttcttgtaGCTAATGCTGTGTGCATAGGATGCTTATATGcttattctttaatttaatgTGAGTGGGCTTACATGTGTTGTGAACCTCGATTTTTATAATGTACGCAACAGCATATCTATAGTGACAAACTTAAATCTGCAAAAAACTGTTGCCATATTACATTCATGCCGAACATTACGATACGATCGTGTGCTCGGTATTGTGATCTGCGTCACGAACATAACGACAATACGAGTATACTTCCATTTTGAAAGTTCCTTTATAATTTAAATGATTAGTCAAATTAATTATGCCATGTGATTACATAGTAATTAGTTATTTCTATAAAGATAAGTTCTTGTGATGCGAGTAGAcaacattttatatttattaaaaaggtaaagaactttagaattatttaaataaaattaatacaaaatattgCTAGCAAAATCGTTATTGCAAAATGTCAATTGGAGAATTACTTTTGGAAATGGAGCACAAACAATTACAGAAccgttagaaaatattttttacttcagCAAATAGGATAACATGTTCTACttatcaataataatttatacgaaTCTTGCATTCACTTAGTGGTTTATTAAACGAATTACAGAGATTGATTATATTTTGGGTTTTACACAAATATCGGAATTTTAACATCTTTTCAAGCGCGCAAAATTTCAGTTCGATACTCggtaatataaatttaaagttAATTATATATACTATGCAAATAAGCATGTAGACACACTCTCGCTGCCGAGATTGCTGCTGTTTCGGAGAGTtgcatttcattattttaaatattttcattcaaattaacTGTGTACACAGAATTGAACGAGTGGAagtaaataagaatttatttcaatttatttcactaTAAGGCTTATATAAGACATGCTCTCTTAGAACATAGACAAAAGTTTTACTCTTatagaagagaaataaaaaatataatatgtaCTCAATGTGCCGTCCGCAAATTTAATCAGCATGGTCTTTTTGTAACAACTATGAGATTAAAGTAAACACTTAGAAGCTTTTACATGAAATtgaaagtgttaaaaaattatatttccagAAACAGTGGGAAAAACATAGTATTGAATGTTTGTGGAAAATATATCCAAGTTTATATACATAATATGTACTAAATTTACATTTTCTGCAGCATTTAGATAGGCTAATAGGAGAAATCTTGAAATCTAGTCGCTAATGATGTTTAAACGTACACATTTTTATGAAAACAGTGGAATAATAACTTTTTAGCTTGGAAATGTTAAAtctattctgtttattttattaatagaatTGCTATATGATTGTCATACTCTGTGGCAGTTGTATTAGAGAGATATAATACTATGGAAATGCTGTTGTTTATAAGTAGTTGTTgaaatgtatgtatatattctCAAGTTACAATAAACATTAATCACTGTCGATTATGCCTATGACATAATTTTATGTTACTGTTTGTGATCCACGCAATACTTTGGACAACATTTATAAATAAGTTCCTATGATTCAAAAGTATGCTTGTGCGTTTGTTATTTTCGAAGCAGGGTTTAATTGCATGGAagcaatatttttataaacttagATGGAGTATTTACGTG
This window contains:
- the Ap-1sigma gene encoding AP-1 complex subunit sigma-2 isoform X3, producing the protein MMQFMLLFSRQGKLRLQKWYVAHPDKLKKKITRELITTILARKPKMSSFLEWKDVKVVYKRYASLYFCCAIEQNDNELLTLEIIHRYVELLDKYFGSVCELDIIFNFEKAYFILDELLVGGEIQETSKKNVLKAIAAQDLLQEEETPQGFFEDHGLG
- the Ap-1sigma gene encoding AP-1 complex subunit sigma-2 isoform X2, giving the protein MMQFMLLFSRQGKLRLQKWYVAHPDKLKKKITRELITTILARKPKMSSFLEWKDVKVVYKRYASLYFCCAIEQNDNELLTLEIIHRYVELLDKYFGSVCELDIIFNFEKAYFILDELLVGGEIQETSKKNVLKAIAAQDLLQEDEAVEGALREIGLL
- the Ap-1sigma gene encoding AP-1 complex subunit sigma-2 isoform X1 — encoded protein: MMQFMLLFSRQGKLRLQKWYVAHPDKLKKKITRELITTILARKPKMSSFLEWKDVKVVYKRYASLYFCCAIEQNDNELLTLEIIHRYVELLDKYFGSVCELDIIFNFEKAYFILDELLVGGEIQETSKKNVLKAIAAQDLLQELCVSIQVYLNYMKRVQFII